The sequence GGCATCAGTTTTGAAAAGTACTTCACCACGCTGGCCTGGCTGACGCTGACCGGCCCGATCCTGTTTGCTTTGCTCACCCTGATCCAGGTGATGTCACCGTCACGCAAGACCGGCAGCATGATTGCCACGCTGGTGATGTTTCCGCTGCTGATGATCGGCGGCAGCTTCTTCCCGACAGAAGCGATGCCCGACTTCATCGGTGCGCTGGCCAACTACACCCCCAACGGCCGCGTGCTGGAACCAATGAAAGGTTATTTCAGCGGTGCCCACGGCGCCTCGGGGCTGTTTGCCGATTTGTGGGGAATCCTGCTCGTCGCCGTTGTCCTGTTGTTCGTGGCGGGCCACCTCTCGGCGCGGCGGACGCTGCAATGAGCGATTTTTTCAGCAAAATCGCACTGCTGGCCCGCATCGACCTGAAACTGGCGCTGAAAGAACGCACCACCATCGTGTGGCTGTTCATCATGCCGGGGGTCTTCTTCTACTTCATCGGTACCGTAACCGGCGGCAGCATGAGTTTAACCGACACCGCCACTGAACTGGCCATCGAAAATAACGACGGCGGCTATTTATCAAAACACCTGGAACGGCGGCTGGAAGAAAGCCAGTTCACCCTCGTGTCGCCGCAGGACGCAGCGGTAACCGGTACAGAAGAACAGGAAGCACCCACCCGCCGTGTCGTCATCCCGGCCGGTTTCAGCGATAGCCTGTTAGCCGAAGAAGAAGTAACGCTCGAATTCCTGGGCCCGCAAGCCGGTTTCACCAACCAGTACGACGTGTTCCGCGTGCAAAAGGCCGCCTACACCGTACTCGGTGATTTGATTGTCATGACCACCGGTGACGGCGAGGTATCACCCGAAGCACTGGCCGCGGCCACCGCACAGACACGACCGGTAACCCTGGCCGTTACCGCGGCCGGGCGCCAGGTACAGATTCCGACCGGTTTCCAGCAGGCAATCCCCGGCACGCTGGTGATGTTTACCATGCTGGTGCTGCTCGCCACCGGTGCCAGCATGCTGGTCGACGAACGCGAAAAACAGTTGCTGCGGCGACTGGCCTCGGCCCCCTACACCCGCGCCGAAGTCGTGTTCGGCAAATGGACCGGCCGCATGGCACTGGCCATCGTGCAGATCGGCGTGGCCATCGCGTTGTCGTTTACCCCGATATTCGACATGAACTGGGGCCAGTCCCTGCCGATGGTGCTGGTCATCCTGCTGGCTTGGGGCGCGTTGTGCACTTCGCTCGCCTTGTTACTC comes from Gammaproteobacteria bacterium and encodes:
- a CDS encoding ABC transporter permease, coding for MSDFFSKIALLARIDLKLALKERTTIVWLFIMPGVFFYFIGTVTGGSMSLTDTATELAIENNDGGYLSKHLERRLEESQFTLVSPQDAAVTGTEEQEAPTRRVVIPAGFSDSLLAEEEVTLEFLGPQAGFTNQYDVFRVQKAAYTVLGDLIVMTTGDGEVSPEALAAATAQTRPVTLAVTAAGRQVQIPTGFQQAIPGTLVMFTMLVLLATGASMLVDEREKQLLRRLASAPYTRAEVVFGKWTGRMALAIVQIGVAIALSFTPIFDMNWGQSLPMVLVILLAWGALCTSLALLLGSLATTDNQAAGLGVFFTMVLAALGGCWWPIEIAPDWMQKLQLATPTGWTMDALHKLISFDMAWQRVLPNLAALLVATFLIGWAAARRFRFV